gcccAGGAACAAGGAAAGAGCTTAATGCCAAAGGCCTGAGCTCAGCCCCGATCTGGGCGTTGGAGTGCCAATCCCTGGAATCTTCCAGACACCAGGCTGCGGGCCAGCGCACCTTGGTGACGAAGTCTTCCTGGGAACACAGCTCGTCAATGTAGCTCAGGAGACCCGGGTCCGGGTAGGTCGCGGCCTCATTCTGCTGTGGCTCCTTTCCATCCTCTCCGCATTCACCTGCCGGGCCCCCCGGGGCCGAGTGGCCaggccccagcagcccctccatGATGTCCACGTACTCTCTCACAGCCTCTGGAGGGATCTCCTTGGGCGCCTTGCTCTCCGGGCGCCGCGGGGGTCTGCGTGGCTGCTGGCGGGAGGGCTGGGCCCTGGAACCCGCCTTCCTGGGAACGCACGCTGAGGCAGagcgggaaggagggaggaggcgtGAGGGGCTCCGGCAGAGCGTCGGGAGGGCAGAGTTTGGGGGACACTGATGTCCCTGGGGGCTGGGTCAGGGCCACCGGAAGCTGTGGGCACCGTGGGACTGGCAGAGCCGGGAGGAGGAGCGTCTCACAGCCAGCCACGTGAGCCAGGGCGGACCCACCGATCCTCCAAGGGTCTCCCCACAGCCCACTTCCCAGGCAGACTTTGTGCCGGGTCCTCTGACAGGCgtggggagaggagtcaagaaatTCACTCGGTCAATACCCGTCCTGACAAAGGGCAGCTGAGACCCCCGGCTGCTCTGGTCAAAGGCCAGACAATGTCCCCTTGTGGGAGCAGACACGACACAGGGACAGAGGCCTTCCCTCGGCCCCCACTGCCACGGTCCACCAGCTGTCATGGGAATGCGGGGGCCTTACCTGGCTGCGGGCCCGCTTCCGCGGCTGGGGGCCCCCGCCGTTCAGGCTTCGGGGGCgctgggggaggcaggccctGGGCCACCTTCACCCACTGTAACTTCTGCATCTGCATCTCCTCCTCCATCTCGAACTCCATGAACCTGGGGGTGAGGAGGCCCAGGCCGCACTGAGGAGGGGGCCCGGCCCTGGAGCCAGCAAGGCCAGCAGCAGGTTGAGGGACCGGGAGAGGCGGGGCCTTGGAGGGACGGCCGTGGCCCCGGCCACCAAGGAGGCAGCAGGCGGGCTGTCCGGCGCATCGCCTCCACAACCCCCTCGGAGGGAGTCCGACCCCAGGCGAGGCGGCCTCAGGTTCCCCAACCCCGTCCTGAGACCTTCTGGTGGAGGCAGCGGTGGGTCCAGAGCAAGGGAGGGTGGAACcgccagggaggtggggagggcggcCCTCTGGGACAAGCGAGCATCAGCACAGCCAGACCCTGCCCCCGGCCCACTCGCCCAGCAGCCCCGGGCCAGAGACCCTGACTCACTTTCCCGCCATCTCGTAGTAGATCAAGCGGTCAAAGTTGCTTCTGCTCTGCCACTCCTGCACGGCCCGCCACACTCCCTCTTCCAGCGTCATCGTGGGCTTCAGGCGCGCCAGGGACCGCAGCACCGGGCTGTAAGCCGTCGGGGTCAGGGGCCGGCTGCAGTCCAGTCACCCCCAGCCTGCCCCGGGTCCTCTGGAGCCCGTGTCCCCCACCCAGCATGACCGAGTGCTGGCAGGTGACAGGGGGTTTCGGGGTGTGCCAATCCACCTTCTCAACCACCACGGTCAGCGCCTCCCACCAcaccagccctgggccctgggctccaggctgacTGTCCACTGACAGGAGCAGGGACGTGGTGGCCTGGCAAGTCAGTCCTTCTGGACTCTGCCTCTCAGAGTAATAATACTCGCGGACATTAAGGTACCCAGCAATGAGTCCAGCCTCTGCAGGAAGTGCCATCACCCCGTGTTCGGGAGGGACCCCAGATGCCATGGTCGGGCCTGCCTGGTCAGACCTCTGCAGGAAGGATCCCACACCCTCACCCCTGCAccacctctgctccctcccctcccgtTCTGAGGGATCCTCTGGGACAGCGAGGGTGGGGCCCGCACAGGACCTCTGCGGGCCCTGCACGTCCCAAGCCTCCTCTGCTGCGCTGGCCCCCTGGCCGTGAGATGCCCCAGGCCCATGTTCCCAGGAGGCAGGGTGACAGAGAGCGCGGCACCCAAACCACAGGCCCTCCTCTGACACCCGGACCCTCTCTGCCTGTGAGTCCCCGGCGAATGTCACCGTGATGTCTCTGGAAGGGACAGGTTGGCTGgacaaccccccccaccaccaccaccccaatgTCAGTTGAGATGCGTGACTGAAAGGTGTCCTGGACCAGAACGTGCCTTCCTAGAGCAGGGACCCGGCCGCAGCCCTTCTTCCCAGCGGCCCTAGATCACCGCCCTGTGTGCGCGCCCCAAGGTGGGCTTGCGTGAGGGctgcaggagagcagagagcagaggccaCTCAcatgagaaagcaggagagagctTCTGCGTCGGGGCTCTGCGGGAGGTGCCTCCGGGCCAGCGACTTGAAGCGCTGCCAGCGCCGGAAGTTCTCGTAAACACTCTTGGGGTTACAGGAGTCCTCGGGCGAGGCCGTGGTCCGGCTCCTGGAAGCTCCGTGAGGCTGTGGCCTGGCGTCGACTGGGGGCACGACGGTGGTCAGCTGCGCGGCTGGGGGCTGAGCCGGAGGTGGAAGGCTTGGGGCCGAGCCTCCCTTGCCAGCCTGGGAGCCCCCATGGGCCGAGGCAGGCATGCTGGTCTCCACCGCAGAGGCTGTCACGAAGAGGGGTGCGGGACACGCAGCACCCCCACAGAGGGCCCCTGGAGCACTCCAGCTGAGGGGGGCCTGAGTGAGGACGATGGTCTGAGTCTGGGGGGTCACTGAGCACCCCTGTTCTGACCGGACCTGCACAATGACATTGCAGGTCCCAGTCCCATTGGGGCCGAGGCCAGCCTCTCCTGCCACCAGCGGAGTCCTGGAGAAAGCTGGCAGCACCAGGGGGCCACCAGGAGGGAATGGCGGGGTCATGAGGGGCGGCGGGTGCTGCCCCCACAGTGGCCGGTGAGGGGCGCCGGCAGTGGGTGCGGGGAAGGGCCGTGCCATGAAAGCAGACAGGGAGGCTCCTGGGTCCGTGGCCACATGGGGTCCCAGCACTGCAGATGCtgtggacagaaggaaagggccGGATGGGGTCAGAGAACCCGCAGCCAGGAGGGAGGACCCGGGGCCCCCTTAGCCCCGGGGAGCAGAGCAGTGAATCCCGTGGCATCGCATGAGGGGCATCACGGGAAAAGGTGCGGTTTGCCAGTGTCCGAGAGTGATGTCCATGCTCTGGCCTCCCGCAGGGaactcccgcccccgcccctcccaccaCGACATCCTGTCTGCACAGGCGGTTGGGCCAGCACTGCCTCTGAGAACCACCCACGGACCCCCCAGACACGACTCTCCAGCCTCACGGGCTGCCTCCCAAGACGTGGGCCTGGCTGGACCCCTGACCTGTGGGAAGTGGCCTCAGCGGGCCCCCTGGCAGCTGGGGACCTTCTGCAAGGTCCCTCCTAGGCACCTGTAGGGCCTCTGTGAACGGACAGCGTCTGAACCATTCGGGCCCCTCTCCCGCCAGCCTTCCCGTTCCCGACGCTCCCTGGGAatcccaccctctccttcccgGCCCAGCACAACCGAACAAGAACGCTTGACCTGGATCTCTGCCAGGAAAGCTCCCCCCAAACCCTGCGGTAAGCCCGTCTCAGAACCATCCACACACCCCGGACACAGGGCCAGGGTCCAGCAGCCCAGAAAACAGGACAAGAGGAAGCAGGTGGGAACTGCGTTTCCTCAAGAGGGAGAGCGACCCAGAGCGGCTGAGGAACCCGAGCCCTACCTTGAGGCCTCCCGGTGCCCCGACCCTGCTGAACCCAAGACAAGGCCTCCGTGGCCTGCGGACACGTGGGCTCGGAGTGACCACCGGCCCAGGTCTCGGGGAGGACACGACACTGCACACTTGGCCGCACACAGCCCCATGCAACGACGTTCTGGCTAAGACCGCCTCTCCGCCTGCCCCGGCCCGCGCCGCCGGCAGGACAcactcccacctctccctgcAAACTGCCCAAGGAGGCGTGTGCCCCCGGAGGGAGTCGGCGAGACGGCCGCCGTCCTTTCTCCACACACAGGGCGTTTCCCCCGACAGGGCCTGACCCACCTCCAAGGAGCCCCTCCCCAAGGTCCTTGCAGGTTTCTGCAGACTCCCGGCCTCTCGGCCCCCAGGCCAGCTGTCCTTGGGGGTCCAGTGcgctcccttcctctgcctaaCCCCACCGGAGTGCCCCTGGCCGGCGTCACATTTGAATCCCGAGGACTTCAGGGGTGGCCTGGGCCCTGACACGtc
This DNA window, taken from Lutra lutra chromosome 13, mLutLut1.2, whole genome shotgun sequence, encodes the following:
- the LOC125083720 gene encoding NUT family member 2G-like; protein product: MHLSEDLKDTDSNFSVLGLGPDCLLEQLTVWGPDLTFLSVEAARRRRPLPVGMALQGASAVLGPHVATDPGASLSAFMARPFPAPTAGAPHRPLWGQHPPPLMTPPFPPGGPLVLPAFSRTPLVAGEAGLGPNGTGTCNVIVQVRSEQGCSVTPQTQTIVLTQAPLSWSAPGALCGGAACPAPLFVTASAVETSMPASAHGGSQAGKGGSAPSLPPPAQPPAAQLTTVVPPVDARPQPHGASRSRTTASPEDSCNPKSVYENFRRWQRFKSLARRHLPQSPDAEALSCFLIPVLRSLARLKPTMTLEEGVWRAVQEWQSRSNFDRLIYYEMAGKFMEFEMEEEMQMQKLQWVKVAQGLPPPAPPKPERRGPPAAEAGPQPACVPRKAGSRAQPSRQQPRRPPRRPESKAPKEIPPEAVREYVDIMEGLLGPGHSAPGGPAGECGEDGKEPQQNEAATYPDPGLLSYIDELCSQEDFVTKVEAVIHPCFLAELLSSEPQLDLLALAEKLEQEEGLSLAELVEKRLMALNTEEGVQAPPRLCAARSGPTPEHETGPGKGLGVSDKACPADTDGQDLQRHGRAQTHLSGPRAFALSPGRQESPAPRAGRVPSPPQGQRPSKPHLRSTPLVAPHHHTCNHYGSSPRTRPQGLPPTAPGPKDHYSGQLKGNPQAAQDTRPSGPCPRGPHLKGAHNAKQERHRPRAATPARRGARALIFKPTSRKHEAATHGPALSQRTVRDPRPRARAGALSPAGSLNGRRELLQGRVRETFSPAPGEVQRVGSERSGPYHRRRALPGLRRDLANDLGQVPPKKPEGPAGGRAGGHLRPDCASAALSRLSAPSAPG